Proteins encoded in a region of the Polyangiaceae bacterium genome:
- a CDS encoding ABC transporter permease has translation MSAQTGRQASIPPAPSSRYDRARAQVHTLRDDPNPVWMRELRQAARLTRTPVILAVITGAMALLMCSVGGVASVATAPAKVGASLFHVFFSVAFAVVTWVAPAVAASTIASERSGNTWEALLLTGLGTPTIARGKFLASFTYISLYIVMLAPVGALPFLFGGVTATDVIAAFVLLFLIAVLSVAFGLSISSKFASSAVAIVVTLLVAFPMSILVYLGGGVGLSFAAHDLWPTIPRGPPVWLPAAYVRADFGLEYVTFLVLAPLLTVAVPGWFFYEVTLANMAGVSDDRSSGLRRWFIASSALLAAGAVVSAIAVPGVETPIVALTLLVLFGVFAAFIFAGEPLGPSYRVRVHWERAGVGRARRALGPGLMRAMVTAIISSFASVALVAASGIVLTMVRGGSGDDVTRLIAFAGYGGGFLMFLYGFSAWTRARSLTSAVPRVLLVGMLFIALAGPWLAMAIAGILSDGSREAILVASPSPIFAFVILDKIGGSDQELALIAGAIATAGWGFLGAGLLTAAQSRTRRIVREHEEKARTLEEMLAAEDAELLGVEIAPKDAASEAGPAPATEGS, from the coding sequence ATGAGCGCACAAACCGGTCGCCAAGCCTCGATCCCTCCGGCGCCTTCGTCGCGATACGATCGCGCGCGAGCCCAAGTCCACACCCTACGGGACGACCCGAATCCGGTGTGGATGCGCGAGCTGCGTCAAGCGGCACGGCTGACGCGGACCCCGGTCATCCTGGCGGTGATCACTGGGGCGATGGCGCTCCTGATGTGCTCCGTGGGTGGCGTGGCCAGCGTGGCCACCGCCCCGGCAAAAGTGGGCGCTTCCCTGTTTCACGTGTTCTTCTCCGTTGCGTTTGCGGTGGTGACTTGGGTAGCGCCCGCGGTGGCGGCCAGCACGATTGCCAGCGAGCGCTCAGGCAATACCTGGGAGGCCCTGCTGCTCACGGGACTCGGCACGCCCACCATCGCCCGCGGGAAATTCCTGGCGTCCTTCACCTACATCTCGCTCTACATCGTGATGTTGGCCCCCGTCGGCGCGCTGCCCTTCCTGTTCGGCGGCGTGACCGCGACGGACGTGATTGCCGCCTTCGTGCTGCTCTTCCTGATCGCCGTTCTCTCGGTGGCCTTTGGGCTGTCGATCAGCAGCAAGTTCGCCAGCTCCGCGGTGGCCATCGTCGTGACACTGCTCGTGGCATTCCCGATGAGCATCCTCGTGTACCTCGGTGGCGGCGTGGGGCTGTCCTTCGCGGCCCACGACCTGTGGCCCACCATTCCCCGCGGCCCGCCCGTGTGGCTGCCCGCGGCCTACGTTCGCGCGGACTTCGGCCTGGAGTACGTGACGTTCCTCGTCTTGGCGCCACTGCTGACGGTGGCTGTGCCAGGCTGGTTCTTCTACGAGGTGACCCTCGCCAACATGGCAGGCGTCAGCGATGATCGATCCTCGGGCTTGCGCCGCTGGTTCATCGCCAGCAGCGCGCTGCTTGCCGCAGGCGCAGTAGTGAGCGCGATCGCCGTGCCGGGCGTAGAGACCCCGATCGTGGCCCTGACGCTGCTCGTGCTTTTCGGCGTATTTGCGGCGTTCATCTTCGCTGGCGAGCCCCTGGGCCCATCCTACCGCGTACGCGTGCATTGGGAGCGGGCTGGCGTCGGGCGTGCCCGGCGCGCCCTGGGGCCCGGCTTGATGCGGGCAATGGTCACGGCCATCATCTCGAGCTTCGCCAGCGTCGCCCTGGTGGCGGCCTCCGGGATCGTTCTCACCATGGTGCGCGGCGGCTCCGGGGACGACGTCACGCGGCTGATTGCGTTCGCGGGCTATGGCGGCGGCTTCTTGATGTTCCTGTACGGCTTCTCGGCCTGGACTCGGGCGCGGTCCCTGACGAGTGCGGTCCCGCGAGTCCTGCTCGTGGGCATGCTCTTCATCGCCCTCGCGGGTCCCTGGCTGGCCATGGCCATCGCCGGCATCCTGAGCGATGGGAGTCGCGAGGCGATTCTGGTTGCCTCCCCCTCCCCCATCTTCGCCTTCGTGATACTCGACAAGATCGGTGGCAGCGATCAGGAGTTGGCGTTGATTGCTGGTGCAATTGCCACCGCCGGGTGGGGGTTCCTTGGCGCTGGACTTCTGACGGCGGCCCAGAGCCGCACACGTCGCATCGTTCGAGAGCACGAAGAGAAGGCACGGACACTCGAAGAGATGCTGGCCGCCGAGGACGCAGAACTCTTGGGCGTGGAGATCGCACCGAAGGATGCCGCCTCGGAGGCCGGCCCCGCCCCTGCGACGGAAGGCTCATGA
- a CDS encoding ABC transporter ATP-binding protein: MSLAAPTPAIRVRHLWHRYGNMDVLRDVSFDVGHGEIFGFIGPNGAGKTTTIRIMATLLDPMAGRVEVDGYDVAIDPDRVRRLVGYMPDHAGVYERITVREYLEFFADAYVVPNIDVVDAVIELTDLGNLQHRLVAALSKGMKQRLGLARILLHDPKVLILDEPASDLDPRARIEIRDLLLELRELGKTIFLSSHILTELSDVCTSVGILERGRLVVAGPIGEIAERLQAQREASEVGLTPEQMPSTTHEFAPPPSSRALGGGSVPTTERLPEVGAYDAATTGLAGAAQTGAEAPLGPAAHLPGGMAAPGAMAPVPPTITAGGAAIPGTARKRLKLRVLGDSRLVVQLIAGGTGISSVEPGPGGQLTVQYSGDDRFVADVVRHLVASGVGVVGVEAERNELERIFLEVTRGDLG; encoded by the coding sequence TTGAGCCTCGCCGCACCGACTCCCGCGATTCGTGTCCGCCACCTGTGGCATCGCTACGGCAACATGGACGTGCTGCGCGACGTCAGCTTCGACGTGGGCCACGGCGAGATCTTCGGCTTCATCGGTCCCAACGGGGCCGGGAAGACGACGACGATCCGCATCATGGCGACGCTGCTCGATCCCATGGCCGGGCGCGTGGAGGTCGACGGCTACGACGTTGCCATCGATCCGGATCGCGTGCGTCGCCTGGTGGGCTACATGCCAGACCACGCGGGAGTCTACGAGCGCATCACGGTACGCGAGTACTTGGAGTTCTTCGCCGACGCCTACGTCGTACCCAACATCGATGTCGTGGACGCCGTCATCGAGCTCACGGATCTAGGCAATCTGCAGCACCGACTCGTTGCGGCGCTTAGCAAGGGCATGAAGCAGCGCTTGGGGCTCGCGCGCATTCTGCTGCACGACCCCAAGGTACTGATCTTGGACGAGCCGGCCAGCGACTTGGACCCCCGGGCCCGCATCGAGATCCGCGACTTGCTGCTCGAACTGCGCGAGCTCGGCAAGACCATCTTCCTCTCGAGTCACATCCTCACCGAGCTCTCCGACGTCTGCACTTCGGTAGGGATCCTGGAACGCGGGCGCCTGGTCGTGGCAGGCCCGATAGGGGAAATCGCCGAACGGCTGCAAGCGCAACGTGAGGCCAGCGAGGTGGGACTCACCCCCGAACAGATGCCGTCCACGACGCACGAGTTCGCCCCGCCCCCATCATCGCGAGCACTGGGCGGAGGCAGCGTGCCCACGACCGAACGACTGCCCGAGGTGGGAGCGTACGACGCCGCGACCACCGGGCTGGCAGGCGCAGCGCAGACTGGGGCAGAAGCACCCCTCGGCCCTGCTGCTCACCTCCCTGGTGGTATGGCAGCGCCAGGCGCGATGGCGCCCGTGCCCCCCACGATCACCGCGGGCGGAGCCGCCATCCCTGGCACCGCGCGCAAGCGCTTGAAGCTCCGCGTGCTCGGGGATTCGCGTCTGGTCGTGCAATTGATCGCGGGAGGTACCGGGATCTCGAGCGTGGAGCCAGGTCCGGGCGGACAGCTGACCGTGCAGTACTCCGGTGACGACCGCTTCGTGGCGGACGTGGTGCGCCATCTGGTCGCGAGTGGCGTCGGCGTGGTCGGCGTCGAGGCAGAACGCAACGAACTCGAGCGGATCTTCCTCGAGGTCACGCGAGGAGATCTGGGATGA
- a CDS encoding DUF58 domain-containing protein, producing the protein MSDASLLDAAFIRELEALRRRLEIRARSGGAGEHTAKRRGGSAEFQEHRPYVAGDDLRRVDWLAYARTGEPVIKLFRAEEDVVLRLLVDASASLDFGDPKKIDVARRIAAAVGYMALAGSQRAQVMLAQGAAEAATGLKWAGSPRRGRGGLPGLLRDLAGAEATGVVDLAKAIDQTTQRAPRPGMLVVLSDFLDAGPVLGALGRARAAGHDLFLIQILMRSELEPDLDGDFALVDAETGHSVDVTVDAAAIDAYVMRVTGLIEELRAFAKRHGATYVRTTTDAPLEGVIRRFVARDLD; encoded by the coding sequence ATGAGCGACGCCTCGCTGCTCGACGCAGCATTCATTCGGGAGCTCGAGGCGCTGCGCCGACGGCTAGAAATCCGCGCCCGATCCGGGGGCGCGGGTGAACATACGGCCAAGCGGCGGGGCGGCTCGGCGGAGTTTCAGGAGCATCGCCCCTACGTGGCGGGGGACGACCTGAGGCGCGTCGACTGGCTCGCCTATGCACGCACCGGGGAGCCGGTGATCAAGCTCTTCCGCGCCGAAGAGGATGTGGTGCTGCGCCTGCTGGTCGATGCGTCGGCCTCCCTCGATTTCGGCGACCCGAAGAAGATCGACGTCGCTCGACGGATTGCGGCGGCAGTGGGGTACATGGCCCTGGCCGGCTCCCAGCGCGCGCAAGTGATGCTGGCACAGGGGGCGGCTGAAGCGGCGACGGGACTCAAGTGGGCTGGGTCCCCACGGCGGGGACGCGGTGGCCTTCCCGGGCTGCTTCGGGATCTGGCCGGCGCGGAAGCCACCGGCGTCGTCGATCTGGCGAAAGCCATCGACCAGACTACTCAGCGCGCTCCGCGACCCGGCATGCTGGTAGTGCTCAGCGACTTCCTCGATGCTGGTCCGGTGCTCGGCGCTCTGGGGCGTGCACGGGCGGCCGGCCACGATCTCTTCTTGATCCAGATATTGATGCGGTCGGAGCTCGAGCCAGATCTCGACGGGGACTTCGCACTCGTCGACGCCGAGACTGGGCACAGCGTCGACGTCACGGTCGACGCGGCGGCCATCGACGCCTACGTCATGCGCGTCACCGGTCTGATCGAGGAGCTGCGCGCCTTCGCCAAACGACACGGCGCGACCTACGTACGCACGACCACGGATGCACCGCTGGAAGGCGTCATCCGACGCTTCGTAGCCCGCGACCTCGACTGA